In Phycisphaerae bacterium, one genomic interval encodes:
- a CDS encoding FHA domain-containing protein: MNVVLVMFKDNERREFPLSGDKTVIGRRQDCQLRIPTKDVSRQHCVLIIDDASLVAKDLGSSNGTFVNGKRIAESELKPGDRLRLGPVTFVVQINGKPAEIKPEDVTLQSTAEPTAAADDEETFDLNEEDFDLDDPLSALEDDDDDDMP; the protein is encoded by the coding sequence ATGAACGTCGTCTTGGTGATGTTTAAGGACAATGAGCGGCGGGAATTCCCCCTCAGCGGGGATAAGACCGTGATCGGACGGCGTCAGGACTGCCAGCTACGCATCCCGACGAAGGATGTGTCGCGCCAGCACTGCGTGCTCATCATCGACGACGCGTCGCTCGTCGCGAAGGACCTGGGCAGCTCGAACGGGACGTTCGTGAACGGCAAGCGGATCGCGGAGTCGGAGCTGAAACCGGGCGACCGGCTCCGGCTGGGGCCCGTGACCTTTGTCGTGCAGATCAACGGCAAGCCGGCGGAGATCAAGCCCGAGGATGTCACGCTGCAGTCCACGGCCGAGCCGACCGCGGCCGCCGACGATGAAGAAACGTTCGACCTCAACGAAGAAGACTTCGATCTGGACGATCCGCTCTCCGCGCTTGAGGACGATGACGACGACGATATGCCGTGA
- the hemW gene encoding radical SAM family heme chaperone HemW: MSSPCRSLYVHVPFCRRLCGYCDFYSQVLDPGAVGPLVDAVLAELAAATCTGGFAVDTIFVGGGTPTVLPADQLARLLAALRACAPGRDVEFTVEANPATVTAEIADVLVGAGVNRVSVGAQSFNPDELKVLDRTHRPEQVSQTLATCRRAGIRRLSLDLIFGIPGQTLASWRQSLHAALKLEPEHMSCYGLTYEPGTLLRERLDAGAVLRVDPDLEADMYETTIDVLAAAGLAHYEISNFARPGAECRHNLRYWHNEPYVGLGPAAAGFIDEVRYQNVADTAAYVAAIQGARSPRVEEERLPPERRARETAMLEMRLTAGIDRRRFADRYGQDPAALFAAALEPHRADGLLVVDETGIRLTRRGLLLADTVIADFL; this comes from the coding sequence ATGTCCAGCCCCTGCCGTTCACTCTATGTCCATGTCCCGTTTTGCCGCCGGCTGTGCGGTTATTGCGACTTCTACTCACAGGTGCTCGACCCGGGCGCGGTCGGCCCCCTGGTGGATGCCGTGCTGGCCGAACTGGCGGCGGCGACCTGCACGGGCGGCTTCGCCGTGGACACGATTTTTGTGGGTGGCGGCACGCCGACGGTCCTGCCGGCGGACCAGCTCGCCCGGCTGCTGGCGGCCCTGCGGGCGTGCGCGCCGGGGCGGGACGTCGAATTCACGGTTGAGGCGAACCCGGCCACCGTTACCGCAGAGATTGCTGACGTGCTCGTCGGCGCGGGCGTGAACCGCGTGTCCGTCGGCGCCCAGAGCTTCAACCCGGACGAACTCAAGGTCCTCGACCGCACACACCGCCCGGAGCAGGTGAGCCAGACGCTCGCGACCTGCCGCCGCGCCGGAATCCGGCGACTCAGCCTGGACCTCATCTTCGGCATCCCCGGCCAGACGCTGGCTTCCTGGCGGCAGTCGCTGCACGCCGCCCTGAAGTTGGAGCCGGAGCACATGTCGTGCTACGGGTTGACCTATGAACCCGGCACGCTGCTTCGAGAGCGGCTTGACGCGGGCGCGGTGCTGCGCGTCGACCCCGACCTCGAAGCGGACATGTACGAAACGACGATCGACGTGCTGGCGGCGGCGGGGCTGGCCCACTACGAGATCAGCAACTTCGCCCGCCCGGGCGCTGAGTGCCGGCACAACCTGCGGTACTGGCACAACGAGCCGTACGTCGGCCTGGGACCGGCCGCCGCGGGGTTCATCGACGAGGTGCGTTATCAGAACGTCGCGGACACGGCGGCGTACGTGGCGGCGATTCAGGGCGCGCGATCACCGCGCGTCGAAGAAGAGCGTCTGCCGCCCGAGCGACGAGCGCGCGAAACAGCCATGCTCGAAATGCGTCTGACGGCCGGGATCGACCGGCGGCGGTTCGCGGACCGCTACGGACAGGATCCGGCGGCGCTGTTCGCTGCGGCGCTCGAGCCGCACCGCGCGGATGGATTGCTGGTCGTGGACGAGACGGGCATCCGCCTGACGCGCAGGGGGTTGCTGCTTGCGGACACGGTGATCGCGGATTTTCTATGA
- a CDS encoding glycosyltransferase, translated as MTHLVEVVCLVLFLLLVALPSIYGFHMYLLMYLASRRRRRVRTQQRAAIERYQRVTPDDAWPRVTTQLPLYNEIDVARRVIEAAARMDYPAGKHEVQVLDDSTDGTRAVVDEVAAELCAQGYDVKVVRRPTRAHYKAGALAHGLKTATGEFVAIFDADFVPDRGFLRRLIPLFAGRDDVCVVQGRWGHLNANESWITEGLSLGLDMHFAIEQAARNWNGLLMNFNGTGGIWRKAAIDDPRVGGWSGDTITEDLDLSYRAQLAGWNMIFCDDVVCPAEIPADVNALKAQQRRWAVGIMQVARKLLPAVWHSPRLSVWQKLQATVHLTQYAIAVPMILVALVGRLLPLMLTGDRWPAWIQWLCMAFLLAAVAPCIAYMNARYVIGGGIPGPLRILKLMVLGLGLCVNNGVAVLTGLVQNGGEFVRTPKSGSTTQKRSGGTYASLRSRLWIFELLLGVYCLAQWVIFLPKDGIGGVFLLLYAIGLLLMGWGSRPRPAPRAAVVALRTVPATAVPTAPPLVQPSPGRVPVSTLPS; from the coding sequence TTGACGCACCTGGTCGAAGTTGTTTGCCTGGTCCTCTTCCTGCTCCTTGTCGCCCTGCCGAGCATCTACGGTTTTCATATGTACTTGCTCATGTATCTGGCCAGCCGGCGGCGCCGGCGGGTGCGGACCCAGCAGCGCGCGGCGATCGAGCGCTACCAGCGCGTGACTCCCGACGACGCCTGGCCGCGCGTCACCACCCAGCTTCCGCTCTACAACGAGATCGACGTGGCGCGGCGCGTGATCGAGGCCGCTGCCCGCATGGACTACCCCGCCGGCAAGCATGAAGTCCAGGTGCTCGATGACAGCACCGACGGCACGCGCGCTGTGGTCGATGAGGTCGCAGCGGAGCTGTGCGCCCAGGGCTACGACGTCAAGGTCGTCCGCCGGCCGACGCGGGCCCACTATAAAGCGGGCGCCCTGGCGCATGGTTTGAAAACCGCCACCGGCGAGTTCGTCGCCATCTTCGACGCCGACTTCGTCCCGGATCGCGGCTTCCTCCGCCGCCTGATCCCGCTGTTCGCCGGCCGCGACGACGTCTGCGTCGTGCAGGGGCGCTGGGGCCATCTCAACGCCAATGAGAGCTGGATCACCGAGGGTCTGTCGCTGGGCCTCGACATGCACTTCGCCATCGAGCAGGCCGCCCGCAACTGGAACGGCCTGCTGATGAACTTCAACGGCACCGGCGGCATCTGGCGCAAAGCCGCGATCGATGACCCGCGCGTCGGCGGCTGGAGCGGCGATACCATCACCGAAGACCTTGACCTGTCGTACCGCGCGCAGCTCGCCGGCTGGAACATGATCTTCTGCGACGACGTCGTCTGCCCGGCGGAAATCCCGGCTGATGTGAACGCCCTCAAGGCCCAGCAGCGGCGGTGGGCCGTCGGCATCATGCAGGTCGCCCGCAAGCTGTTGCCGGCGGTGTGGCATTCGCCCCGCCTCTCGGTCTGGCAGAAGCTCCAGGCGACTGTGCATCTGACGCAGTACGCGATCGCCGTGCCGATGATCCTGGTCGCCCTGGTCGGGCGCCTGCTGCCGCTGATGCTGACGGGCGACCGCTGGCCGGCGTGGATTCAGTGGCTGTGCATGGCGTTCCTGCTGGCGGCGGTGGCGCCGTGCATCGCGTACATGAACGCCCGCTACGTCATCGGCGGCGGCATCCCCGGCCCGCTGCGCATCCTCAAGCTCATGGTCCTGGGGCTGGGGCTGTGCGTGAACAACGGCGTCGCGGTGCTCACCGGCCTGGTCCAGAACGGCGGCGAGTTCGTCCGCACGCCGAAGTCCGGCAGCACCACGCAGAAAAGGAGCGGAGGCACCTATGCCAGCCTGCGCTCACGGCTGTGGATCTTCGAGTTACTGCTGGGCGTGTACTGCCTCGCGCAATGGGTGATCTTCCTGCCGAAGGACGGCATCGGCGGCGTGTTCCTGCTGCTCTACGCGATCGGCCTGCTGCTGATGGGCTGGGGCTCGCGGCCGCGCCCGGCGCCGCGCGCCGCGGTCGTCGCGCTGCGCACCGTGCCGGCCACGGCGGTGCCCACGGCTCCGCCACTGGTCCAACCCAGCCCCGGCCGCGTGCCGGTCTCCACGCTCCCCTCATAG
- the aroA gene encoding 3-phosphoshikimate 1-carboxyvinyltransferase: MSVERIGADVRVHPVGAVTGTVRPPGSKSLTNRYLACAALADGRSTLEGASLSDDTHAMLAGLTALGVGADVVAGRPEITIAGGRGNLTADDVEIDVGNAGTAMRFLTALACLGFGRRRLDGSPRMRARPIGALVDALTALGAQIGYEGTPGCPPLGVLARGLSGGEVVFNTPPSSQFLSALLMVAPYATQDVLMRVEGPLTSRPYVDMTIDVMRDMGVEALATDEGRFVVPAFQRYQAGTYAIEPDASAATYFWVAAAITGGRIRVEGLTRRSRQGDVGFVDVLAQAGCALHVDDTGLEVVGPADGRLAGIDVDLNTMPDTVQTLAVAALFASGPTHIRNVANLRIKETDRIAALATELTRLGARVETRPDGLTIQPPERLRPAEIRTYDDHRMAMSFALAGLVTEGVVIQDADCVSKSFPGYFDVLGRLTGRT, translated from the coding sequence ATGTCCGTGGAGCGGATCGGCGCTGATGTGCGCGTGCACCCCGTGGGCGCGGTGACAGGGACCGTGCGACCGCCGGGGTCGAAGAGCCTGACCAATCGGTACCTCGCGTGCGCCGCGCTGGCCGATGGCCGCAGCACGCTGGAGGGGGCCTCGCTCTCGGATGACACACATGCCATGCTCGCAGGGCTCACGGCGCTGGGCGTGGGGGCCGACGTCGTCGCGGGGCGGCCGGAAATCACCATCGCCGGCGGTCGTGGCAACCTCACGGCGGATGACGTCGAGATTGACGTTGGCAACGCTGGCACGGCGATGCGCTTTTTGACGGCGCTCGCGTGCCTGGGGTTCGGCCGGCGGCGGTTGGACGGCTCGCCACGGATGCGGGCGCGGCCGATCGGCGCGCTGGTCGATGCGCTGACGGCGCTCGGGGCGCAGATCGGCTACGAAGGCACGCCGGGCTGTCCGCCGCTGGGGGTGCTCGCGCGCGGGCTGAGCGGCGGCGAGGTCGTGTTCAACACGCCGCCGTCGAGCCAGTTCCTCAGCGCGCTGCTGATGGTGGCGCCGTACGCGACGCAGGATGTGCTCATGCGCGTCGAGGGCCCGCTGACCAGCCGGCCGTACGTGGATATGACCATCGATGTCATGCGCGACATGGGCGTCGAAGCCCTCGCGACCGACGAGGGGCGTTTCGTCGTGCCGGCATTCCAGCGCTATCAGGCCGGCACATACGCGATCGAACCCGACGCCAGCGCCGCAACGTATTTCTGGGTGGCGGCGGCGATCACCGGCGGGCGTATACGCGTGGAGGGCCTGACGCGTCGCAGCCGGCAAGGTGACGTGGGTTTTGTCGATGTGCTGGCGCAGGCGGGGTGCGCGCTCCACGTAGACGACACCGGCCTGGAGGTCGTCGGGCCGGCGGACGGAAGGCTGGCCGGCATCGACGTCGATCTCAACACAATGCCGGACACGGTGCAGACGCTGGCGGTGGCGGCGCTGTTCGCCTCCGGCCCGACGCACATCCGCAATGTGGCGAACCTGCGGATCAAGGAGACGGACCGCATCGCCGCCTTGGCGACCGAGCTGACGCGACTGGGGGCGCGCGTCGAGACGCGCCCGGACGGCCTGACCATTCAACCCCCGGAGCGCTTGCGGCCCGCGGAGATCCGGACGTACGACGACCATCGCATGGCGATGAGCTTCGCGCTGGCGGGCCTGGTAACGGAGGGCGTCGTGATTCAGGATGCGGACTGCGTGTCAAAGAGCTTTCCGGGGTACTTCGACGTGCTGGGCCGCCTGACGGGGCGCAC